In one window of Tenrec ecaudatus isolate mTenEca1 chromosome 3, mTenEca1.hap1, whole genome shotgun sequence DNA:
- the SMIM31 gene encoding small integral membrane protein 31, with translation MELPFTNLEMAFILLAFFIFSLFTLGSIFTKPEERNEEREREREREREREREREKVCFVLLICTYV, from the exons ATGGAGCTGCCATTCACCAACCTTGAAATGGCATTCATTTTATTGgcttttttcatcttttccttATTCACTCTGGGCTCTATCTTCACTAAACCAGAAGAGAGGAATGAAG agagagagagagagagagagagagagagagagagagagagagagagagagaaagtttgctttgttttacttatttgcacttatgtgtga